The following proteins are co-located in the Pochonia chlamydosporia 170 chromosome 6, whole genome shotgun sequence genome:
- a CDS encoding catalase domain-containing protein (similar to Togninia minima UCRPA7 XP_007911353.1), whose protein sequence is MPMPANPEIQATGEALAATLQSLSGPRPGFRPVVDTEGHAKGILLQGTFEPTPQAKALSKAHHFNESSTPVIARFSSSTGNPDIPDSDPRGNPRGFALRFQLAETPRRVHTDIIAHSIDGTPGSDGKEVLRFFTGLKNETVGEYLTGHPKAAEFMNIPRPFPASFAHQRHYAVNTLKLVASSGAETFIRYRFEPVAGVRNISAEEAAANGPNYLFGEIPKTLAEGPIQFRLMAQVAEEGDVTDDCLVKWPETRTMVELGMVSLRAVMQHNEAVQKYIIFDPVPRVDGVEASDDRLLQYRAAAYLASGLEHRKG, encoded by the exons ATGCCTATGCCGGCCAACCCGGAGATCCAAGCGACCGGTGAAGCTCTTGCTGCGACACTCCAGTCGCTATCGGGCCCACGCCCCGGCTTTCGTCCCG TTGTCGATACGGAAGGTCATGCAAAGGGGATTCTTCTACAGGGCACCTTTGAGCCAACCCCTCAAGCAAAAGCGCTCTCTAAAGCCCACCACTTCAATGAATCGTCGACGCCGGTTATAGCCCgtttttcatcatcaactggtAACCCTGACATCCCGGACTCAGATCCGCGGGGCAACCCCCGCGGATTTGCACTTCGCTTTCAGTTAGCTGAGACGCCACGGCGTGTACACACCGACATTATAG CCCACAGCATTGATGGCACACCTGGGAGCGACGGCAAAGAGGTGTTGCGCTTTTTCACTGGGCTGAAGAACGAAACCGTTGGTGAATACCTCACTGGCCACCCCAAGGCAGCAGAGTTTATGAACATACCGCGACCATTTCCTGCTAGTTTTGCTCACCAGCGACATTACGCCGTTAATACCCTCAAGCTCGTTGCATCGTCCGGGGCGGAAACCTTCATTCGGTATCGTTTCGAGCCTGTTGCTGGTGTGAGAAACATAAGTGCCGAGGAGGCCGCCGCTAACGGACCAAACTACCTTTTCGGTGAGATTCCCAAGACACTGGCCGAGGGCCCAATTCAGTTCCGCCTTATGGCACAGGTAgctgaggagggagatgTAACCGACGACTGCTTGGTGAAGTGGCCTGAGACCAGGACCATGGTAGAATTAGGGATGGTCAGCCTCCGCGCTGTCATGCAGCATAATGAAGCCGTACAGAAGTACATCATTTTCGACCCAGTGCCCAGGGTCGACGGCGTTGAGGCTTCTGATGATCGACTCTTGCAGTATAGAGCTGCTGCATATCTGGCCAGTGGACTAGAGCATAGAAAGGGCTGA
- a CDS encoding oxidoreductase family, NAD-binding rossmann fold domain-containing protein, translating to MVERKVHNVGIIMNGVTGRMGTNQHLIRSICAIRTEGGIKLPNGDVIMPDPVLVGRNAVKLDDLCIAHGITRSTTDLDSCLDDPYNSIYFDAQTTGRRAEALKKAIAKGKHVYCEKPIAVSSAEAYELYRLAQEAGVKNGVVQDKLWLPGLIKLKTLLDSGFFGEVLSVRGEFGYWVFDGTSGVLPQRPSWNYRKEDDGGIISDMICHWQYVIQNLFGDIDSLTCKGATHIKERVDENGNLYKCTADDAAYATFELSNGVVAHFNSSWAVRVRRDDLLTIQVDGTKGSAVAGLRDCVAQHESQTVRSTWNPDVDTNIKYMDHWSRVPDYQVFDNAFKVQWEMFLRHVINNEPWKYDLLQGAKGVQLTELAQESWAKRMWVDVPSLE from the coding sequence ATGGTCGAGCGCAAGGTTCACAATGTCGGCATCATTATGAATGGCGTCACCGGACGAATGGGTACCAATCAACATCTCATAAGGTCAATTTGCGCCATTCGCACGGAGGGCGGCATCAAGCTGCCCAACGGCGACGTCATCATGCCAGATCCAGTTCTTGTCGGCCGCAATGCAGTTAAGCTTGACGATCTCTGCATTGCGCACGGCATCACCCGCTCAACTACAGACTTGGACTCATGTCTTGATGACCCTTACAACTCCATATATTTCGATGCACAAACTACTGGAAGGCGCGCCGAGGCATTGAAAAAGGCAATCGCGAAGGGGAAGCACGTTTATTGCGAAAAACCCATCGCTGTGTCCTCCGCCGAAGCTTACGAGCTATATAGGCTGGCCCAGGAGGCTGGTGTCAAGAACGGCGTTGTTCAAGACAAGTTGTGGCTACCTGgtctcatcaagctcaagacTCTACTCGACAGCGGCTTTTTTGGTGAGGTCTTGTCAGTTCGAGGTGAATTTGGATACTGGGTTTTTGATGGAACGAGCGGCGTGCTTCCTCAGCGACCCAGTTGGAACTACCGcaaggaagacgatggcGGCATCATCAGTGACATGATCTGCCACTGGCAGTATGTCATCCAGAACTTGTTTGGCGACATAGATTCATTGACCTGTAAAGGCGCAACTCACATTAAAGAGCGGGTGGACGAAAACGGCAACTTATACAAATGTACCGCCGACGATGCGGCATACGCTACGTTTGAGCTTTCGAATGGCGTTGTTGCTCATTTCAACTCTTCCTGGGCTGTTCGCGTTCGGCGCGACGATCTTCTCACAATTCAGGTAGACGGCACAAAGGGCAGCGCAGTGGCTGGTCTACGAGACTGCGTGGCCCAGCATGAGAGTCAGACAGTGCGGTCGACCTGGAACCCTGATGTGGACACAAATATCAAATACATGGATCACTGGTCGCGTGTACCTGACTACCAAGTGTTCGATAATGCCTTCAAGGTACAATGGGAGATGTTCCTGCGCCACGTAATCAACAATGAGCCATGGAAGTATGACTTGTTGCAAGGTGCAAAAGGTGTACAGCTTACGGAGCTTGCTCAAGAAAGCTGGGCGAAGAGGATGTGGGTAGATGTTCCCAGTTTAGAGTAG
- a CDS encoding Zn(II)2Cys6 transcription factor (similar to Aspergillus oryzae RIB40 XP_001823684.2) produces MTNNNGRPWAADRKVPRKLSFHATVADYESSGVRESCRHVNNAGKLCEYRREKMKPGIRPGAIESLHQRVGKVEEFMEELKTTGNRISQESNESTVQSVMAILAREICRLNDGQPASSTDPVQHVREPVQEGQRKRRRLDATDTTTQFGDMPPLPPTPVLNQVLDCYFSRLHPWIPMLQENRFKKRLNDPVVKPKLFIILQAMIVSTIRYIDSPDLRAMPVQELEARQNWVVVHAMSSLVVESLQALTIIAFSNIGNGRAMRMWPIVGSLTRTIEYLQLTVEREHLSQPQPLSQPYLANSLRRDNISWIELEEQRRVFWVIFNLDRFCSVTMGWNTSLTSDDVCRRLPCDITLWWQDEHVVTPYFNIWDKSAGRIGNPIAFLPSHYKPKPPDDMENSNHTKTSSGSNSGVPRRQSIEICNVGSSPAFSDQQPDPLIDKSTIGAFACSVEATESLCQITTYFLQQRVDMRNEREVESWLTRFKELDLRLIHWKMLLPQKLKPNMGHRPSGRMDPNLTLAHVSHNASIVLLHQAIAFPRFEWAFRTRLPSLSSAETCHDAALVVAAIANNYLEVLPYIPVTPLFAFCIFVCARTLIIHWRYYCTPQLAPEFDSLVDSLDRICAQWRGHGSPQGETASCPLAGLYATRLRKLKQRCVEDKDFRIDPSNYTADGDDVEEIAGATSDERLPQQSDPSAEQTTTLGYGTTMMESSSLAYHRNQRQPQADQERMMPPSYQASETLPSGMDSIEQLFLDSQYINGDRIISLEDNMFELGGGGITWS; encoded by the exons ATGACCAACAACAACGGCCGCCCATGGGCGGCAGACCGCAAAGTACCGAGGAAGCTGTCATTTCATGCAACTGTTGCCGATTACGAAAGCTCCGGTGTTCGCGAGAGTTGCCGACATGTCAACAATGCCGGAAAGTTG TGCGAGTACAGACGGGAAAAGATGAAGCCTGGCATAAGGCCTGGGGCGATAGAATCGCTACATCAGCGAGTTG GCAAGGTCGAAGAGTTCATGGAAGAATTGAAAACTACTGGCAATAGGATATCACAAGAAAGCAATGAAAGCACGGTGCAGAGCGTCATGGCTATTTTGGCCCGCGAAATCTGCCGATTGAATGATGGTCAACCGGCATCTTCAACTGACCCTGTCCAGCATGTCCGTGAACCGGTCCAAGAAGGTCAACGAAAGCGCCGACGACTGGATGCAACTGATACAACAACTCAATTCGGCGATatgccaccattgccacctACACCAGTCCTTAATCAGGTGCTCGACTGCTACTTCTCCCGCCTGCATCCATGGATCCCAATGTTGCAGGAGAACAGATTCAAGAAGCGCCTCAACGACCCCGTCGTGAAGCCAAAACTGTTCATTATACTGCAGGCTATGATCGTGTCAACCATTCGATACATCGACTCCCCGGATTTGAGAGCCATGCCAGTGcaagagctcgaggctcgccaAAACTGGGTCGTCGTCCACGCCATGAGCTCGCTAGTTGTTGAGAGCCTCCAAGCGCTCACCATCATCGCATTCAGTAAT ATAGGAAACGGCCGTGCCATGAGAATGTGGCCTATCGTGGGGTCGCTTACTCGCACCATTGAATATCTGCAGCTCACCGTGGAGCGTGAACATTTGAGCCAACCGCAGCCTCTCTCGCAACCGTACTTAGCCAACTCTCTGCGACGGGACAACATCTCTTGGATTGAGCTCGAAGAGCAACGTCGTGTATTCTGGGTCATCTTCAATCTGGACCGCTTTTGCTCCGTCACCATGGGCTGGAATACCAGCCTCACGTCGGATGATGTTTGTCGCCGCTTACCTTGTGATATCACTCTTTGGTGGCAAGACGAGCATGTAGTAACGCCGTATTTTAACATATGGGACAAGTCAGCCGGACGCATTGGCAACCCAATTGCCTTTCTACCGTCGCACTACAAGCCTAAGCCTCCAGACGACATGGAGAATAGCAATCACACCAAAACGAGTAGCGGCTCGAACTCTGGTGTTCCAAGGCGCCAGTCTATTGAGATTTGTAACGTCGGAAGCAGTCCTGCTTTTAGTGACCAACAGCCAGATCCGTTGATTGACAAGTCGACAATAGGCGCCTTTGCCTGCTCCGTAGAGGCGACCGAGTCTTTGTGCCAAATTACAACTTACTTCCTTCAGCAGCGCGTGGATATGCGCAACGAGCGAGAAGTTGAGTCGTGGCTCACTCGTTTCAAAGAGCTCGACTTGCGTCTCATTCACTGGAAGATGCTTCTACCACAAAAGCTGAAGCCTAACATGGGACATCGCCCATCTGGGAGGATGGACCCGAACCTAACACTAGCGCACGTCAGTCACAATGCATCAATCGTCTTGCTACACCAGGCCATCGCTTTTCCGCGTTTTGAATGGGCTTTTAGGACTCGGCTTCCTTCTCTGTCGTCGGCAGAGACATGCCACGATGCAGCCCTGGTCGTTGCGGCTATCGCCAACAATTATCTCGAGGTCTTGCCGTATATCCCCGTAACGCCCCTCTTCGCCTTTTGTATATTCGTATGCGCCCGTACCCTAATCATCCACTGGAGGTACTACTGTACACCACAACTTGCACCCGAGTTCGATTCCCTCGTCGACAGTTTAGATAGGATATGTGCACAGTGGCGTGGTCATGGGTCACCACAAGGCGAGACCGCTAGTTGCCCACTAGCTGGATTATACGCGACACGACTCCGCAAACTTAAACAACGATGTGTAGAGGACAAAGATTTCCGAATTGATCCATCAAACTACACCGCCGATGGTGACGACGTCGAGGAAATAGCGGGTGCTACATCCGATGAACGCCTCCCACAACAATCAGATCCGTCGGCAGAGCAAACCACGACTCTGGGATATGGAACAACGATGATGGAGAGTAGTTCCTTGGCATACCATCGTAACCAGCGCCAACCTCAAGCCGATCAGGAACGTATGATGCCTCCATCCTATCAGGCTAGCGAGACATTGCCCTCTGGCATGGATAGCATCGAGCAACTGTTTCTTGATTCGCAATATATTAACGGTGATCGAATTATCAGTCTAGAAGACAATATGTTTGAgttgggtggtggtggaatcACTTGGTCCTGA
- a CDS encoding protein kinase-like domain (similar to Cordyceps militaris CM01 XP_006674030.1), translating into MDKFWDTPIPDDLVFVNAPNCRTRREASTSYPLSSTINEKQPLHNQGGETIIYEHRDPFSLSDIVDRQVTIQRNGLIRKSVRSGKCDLEAEKRRLELIGGRTTIPVPQAVQCSSSGEFEHLVMERLPGKTLESVWGHLSTKERESIADQVADFVTQLHQLKNDTIDAQVFVRQELSSGLNNSTSFSLQRIKNYSGMEVITRFVRDRSQMLDDQQNVFTHGDLDWSNILIADKNVCGIIDLECSGFLPPYCEWIAVKRLSDRHPWFGLLEPRLKSAKWDLMWEVEELISALSNHSQWALVPIDRATNQTEGWAHVPKIVVACVGDGPLVTYELRSKHPLWQEYKANKDKEGDGIIVEQLKETEAPRNSDHGS; encoded by the coding sequence ATGGACAAGTTTTGGGATACTCCAATACCAGACGATCTTGTGTTTGTTAACGCACCCAATTGTCGCACTCGGAGGGAGGCATCCACTAGCTATCCGCTGTCCTCTACCATCAATGAAAAGCAACCACTCCATAATCAAGGCGGCGAGACGATAATTTATGAACACCGTGATCCCTTTTCTCTGAGCGACATTGTCGACCGCCAAGTCACCATCCAGAGAAATGGCTTGATTCGGAAATCCGTGAGGAGCGGCAAATGTGACCTAGAGGCGGAGAAGCGCCGCCTAGAGCTAATTGGAGGTAGAACAACCATCCCTGTGCCCCAAGCCGTACAATGTTCTTCCTCAGGAGAATTTGAGCATTTAGTTATGGAACGGCTCCCAGGAAAAACGTTAGAGAGTGTCTGGGGCCATTTATCAACCAAGGAGAGAGAGTCCATCGCCGATCAGGTGGCGGACTTTGTTACCCAGCTTCACCAATTGAAGAATGACACCATCGATGCTCAGGTTTTCGTACGACAAGAACTCTCATCTGGATTGAATAACTCCACAAGCTTTAGTTTACAAAGGATAAAAAACTATTCAGGGATGGAGGTCATCACACGTTTCGTTCGGGATAGGAGCCAGATGCTCGATGACCAACAGAACGTTTTCACCCATGGCGACCTCGACTGGAGCAATATACTAATTGCCGATAAAAACGTCTGCGGAATTATTGATCTAGAGTGCAGTGGCTTTTTGCCACCGTACTGCGAATGGATTGCCGTCAAGAGGCTATCAGACCGCCATCCATGGTTTGGACTTTTGGAGCCACGACTCAAATCCGCCAAATGGGACTTGATGTGGGAGGTTGAAGAGCTGATCTCTGCCCTGTCTAACCACTCGCAATGGGCTTTGGTACCGATTGATCGAGCTACCAATCAAACCGAGGGGTGGGCGCATGTTCCCAAGATAGTTGTCGCTTGCGTTGGAGATGGGCCTCTGGTCACTTATGAACTTCGATCAAAGCACCCCTTGTGGCAAGAGtacaaggcaaacaaggacaaagaggGGGATGGGATTATAGTTGAACAGCTAAAAGAGACAGAAGCACCGCGAAACTCCGATCACGGGTCGTAG
- a CDS encoding aryl-alcohol dehydrogenase (similar to Aspergillus terreus NIH2624 XP_001208816.1), with protein MSNFFKIAPEPATELGRHRVLSPSAAIRVSPLALGAMSIGDAWTSAMGSMDKKSAFKLLDAFFEAGGNFIDTANNYQDEQSVTWIGEWASQRGIRDRLVIATKYTTDFQSHLLGLGTMPNCSGNHRKSLHISVRDSLRKLQTDYIDILYVHWWDYTTSIKELMDSLHALVHQGKVLYLGASDMPAWVVSAANTYAMQEGKTPFSVYQGRWNVMLRDFERDIIPMARMFGMALVPWGVLGGGKFQSRKALQKRHEDGEALRSFTSSSAQSTEEENVSEALSNVAQQHSIESVTAIALAYVLHKAANVIPLVGGRKVEQLEDNIQALSIRLTEEQIKYLESVTSFDIGFPHNFLGPDPNITGRSHRLERCSILGFPNAHKETSI; from the coding sequence ATGAGCAACTTTTTCAAGATTGCACCAGAACCAGCTACAGAGCTTGGTAGGCACCGCGTTCTGTCACCATCTGCAGCCATTCGAGTCTCCCCTCTGGCCCTTGGAGCAATGTCTATTGGTGATGCTTGGACATCTGCGATGGGGTCCATGGATAAGAAGTCTGCATTCAAGCTGCTTGATGCATTCTTTGAAGCAGGTGGCAATTTCATTGATACCGCGAACAATTACCAAGACGAACAATCAGTGACATGGATTGGAGAGTGGGCAAGCCAGAGGGGCATCAGGGATCGGCTTGTCATTGCGACCAAATACACTACTGACTTCCAAAGCCACCTGCTCGGGCTTGGGACAATGCCCAATTGTTCTGGCAATCATCGGAAAAGCTTGCATATTAGTGTGCGAGACTCACTAAGAAAACTCCAGACTGACTACATCGACATCTTATACGTCCACTGGTGGGACTATACTACGAGCATTAAAGAGTTGATGGATAGCCTCCACGCGCTAGTCCACCAAGGCAAGGTCTTATATCTGGGGGCGTCAGACATGCCTGCCTGGGTGGTTAGTGCAGCCAACACGTACGCTATGCAAGAGGGCAAGACGCCATTCAGTGTGTATCAGGGACGATGGAATGTGATGCTGCGAGATTTTGAAAGAGATATTATTCCAATGGCACGCATGTTTGGCATGGCCCTAGTGCCTTGGGGCGTATTAGGTGGAGGAAAGTTCCAGAGCAGAAAAGCTCTTCAAAAACGGCACGAGGATGGAGAGGCTCTGCGCTCATTTACAAGCTCTAGTGCACAGAgcacagaagaagaaaacgtCAGTGAAGCACTAAGCAACGTTGCACAACAACACAGCATCGAGTCAGTTACGGCCATTGCACTCGCGTATGTGCTTCACAAAGCAGCCAACGTTATCCCTTTGGTCGGCGGGAGAAAGGTGGAACAGCTGGAGGATAATATTCAAGCTCTGAGCATCAGACTCACTGAGGAGCAAATCAAATATCTTGAGAGTGTCACCTCTTTTGATATTGGATTCCCGCATAACTTCCTCGGACCCGATCCAAACATAACTGGGCGGTCGCATCGCTTGGAGCGTTGCTCCATACTTGGGTTCCCAAACGCCCACAAAGAAACAAGCATTTAG